In Rhodothermus marinus DSM 4252, a single genomic region encodes these proteins:
- a CDS encoding T9SS type A sorting domain-containing protein, whose product MKLRYYLSTAVAALFLIGGTAWAQVTVVKSGNWSDPTTWSTGAVPTATDDVVIEDSTVYVDVADAKARNVTIRGSGQLLYQRDPSLQGFELSVHGNLVIEGPDAELRPLSQEDEATGQGLGIVYHRLIIYGDIDNSTGGTFDMRRGATSSDPPTAAFVDLYFVGDTDSHVTLGEYDTNKNQLFQVFIQKENGAKVVLHSDVTQDNNSLAKLHLDSGYIVTNEFRWRVYSNSSSAVVGGSPESYVIGALSRGIPKSGDPYERVFPVGDENGYRPVTIYSSDVVPDDQDFEVRAISGDADPGGATFQGGLTDVSPVRYYAFTMYERDSSDPYTVEKITITYGSDDGVPEGSSDFVVATSVDASRMVWRNSGGFDPATGQPHVTSLANPPTPIQSDVLTDFTFEISVVPGNPPQFSRDTYYAAIGTKSAFTVAAEEITAVDGFRLGPAYPNPFQEATRIVLELPRVAPVDVRVYDLLGREVARLAEGTWTPGTHTLMWKPAAAVAPGLYLIRVQAGALTATRKVMVVR is encoded by the coding sequence ATGAAGCTGCGCTACTACCTGTCGACTGCGGTGGCCGCTCTTTTCCTGATCGGCGGCACGGCATGGGCCCAGGTGACCGTCGTCAAGAGCGGCAACTGGAGCGACCCGACGACCTGGTCTACGGGGGCCGTTCCGACCGCCACCGACGACGTGGTCATCGAAGATAGTACAGTGTATGTCGATGTTGCGGACGCCAAGGCTCGCAACGTGACGATTCGGGGGAGCGGCCAACTCCTCTATCAGCGCGATCCTTCGCTGCAGGGCTTCGAGCTCTCCGTGCACGGGAATCTCGTGATTGAAGGCCCGGACGCCGAGTTGCGGCCGCTTTCGCAGGAAGACGAGGCAACCGGCCAGGGGCTGGGCATCGTCTATCATCGCCTGATCATCTACGGTGACATCGACAACAGCACGGGTGGAACGTTCGATATGCGTCGCGGCGCGACGAGCTCGGATCCGCCCACGGCCGCTTTTGTCGACCTCTACTTTGTGGGCGATACCGACTCGCACGTAACGCTGGGTGAGTATGACACCAATAAAAACCAGCTCTTTCAGGTTTTCATTCAGAAGGAAAACGGTGCAAAGGTAGTGCTGCACAGCGATGTAACCCAGGACAACAACAGTCTGGCCAAGCTCCACCTCGACAGCGGCTACATCGTCACGAACGAGTTCCGCTGGCGGGTATATTCGAACAGCTCCAGTGCGGTGGTGGGCGGCTCGCCGGAGTCCTATGTGATCGGTGCGCTGTCGCGGGGCATCCCGAAGAGTGGCGACCCCTATGAGCGCGTCTTTCCGGTGGGCGACGAAAACGGCTATCGGCCCGTGACGATCTATTCGTCCGACGTGGTGCCGGACGACCAGGACTTCGAAGTTCGGGCCATTTCCGGCGATGCCGATCCCGGTGGGGCTACGTTCCAGGGTGGATTGACGGACGTGTCCCCGGTGCGGTACTACGCCTTCACCATGTACGAACGGGATTCGAGCGACCCGTACACGGTGGAGAAAATCACCATTACCTATGGCTCGGACGACGGGGTTCCCGAGGGGAGCAGCGATTTCGTGGTGGCCACATCCGTGGATGCAAGCCGTATGGTGTGGCGCAACAGTGGCGGTTTCGATCCGGCTACCGGCCAGCCTCACGTGACGAGTCTGGCCAATCCGCCGACGCCGATTCAGTCCGATGTGCTGACGGACTTCACGTTCGAGATTTCGGTGGTACCGGGCAATCCGCCGCAGTTTTCGCGGGACACCTACTACGCGGCCATCGGTACGAAGAGTGCCTTCACGGTAGCGGCCGAAGAGATTACGGCCGTGGATGGCTTCCGACTGGGTCCGGCCTATCCCAATCCCTTCCAGGAGGCTACGCGCATTGTGCTGGAGTTGCCGCGCGTGGCTCCGGTGGACGTCCGCGTGTACGACCTGCTCGGCCGTGAAGTAGCCCGGCTGGCGGAAGGAACGTGGACGCCCGGTACGCACACACTGATGTGGAAACCGGCTGCTGCGGTTGCGCCGGGGCTCTACCTCATCCGCGTGCAGGCGGGAGCCCTGACGGCAACCCGGAAAGTGATGGTGGTGCGCTAA
- a CDS encoding FadR/GntR family transcriptional regulator, which produces MSKLFQSIGKTELLSHTVEQAIEAAIREGHLNVGDRLPSEFELCNQFGVSRTVIREALRMLSARGLVRIEKGRGVFVCAPSVESVSNPMALYLHMNLGPDHALEVVRARQLIEPVIAAEAARRHTTKDVRRIQENLEALKACSGSFEQLTQVDMEFHVLIAKATHNPVVPLIIHPIQQLMPRIKLNVYLSVEDAHASAVEWHTAIAEAIFARDAERAEACMAQHLRIAEEHVRKMLVALEDKAKPLRNGESASAS; this is translated from the coding sequence ATGAGCAAGCTATTTCAGTCCATTGGTAAGACCGAGTTGCTCAGCCATACGGTAGAGCAGGCCATCGAAGCCGCCATTCGCGAAGGGCATCTCAATGTAGGCGATCGGCTCCCCTCTGAGTTCGAGCTGTGCAATCAGTTCGGTGTAAGCCGGACGGTCATCCGCGAGGCGCTGCGTATGCTTTCGGCTCGAGGGCTGGTGCGCATTGAAAAGGGCCGGGGCGTCTTCGTATGTGCGCCTTCTGTCGAGTCCGTCTCCAATCCGATGGCCCTGTACCTGCACATGAATCTCGGGCCCGATCATGCCCTGGAGGTGGTGCGTGCCCGTCAGCTCATCGAGCCGGTCATTGCCGCCGAAGCCGCCCGTCGTCATACGACCAAGGATGTGCGCCGCATTCAGGAAAACCTCGAAGCGCTGAAAGCCTGCAGCGGGTCTTTTGAGCAGTTGACGCAGGTGGACATGGAGTTTCATGTGCTCATTGCCAAGGCGACGCACAACCCGGTCGTGCCGCTGATCATCCATCCCATCCAGCAGCTTATGCCGCGTATCAAGTTGAACGTGTACCTCTCCGTAGAGGACGCCCATGCGTCGGCCGTCGAATGGCACACGGCCATCGCCGAGGCCATCTTCGCGCGGGATGCCGAGCGGGCAGAGGCGTGCATGGCACAGCACCTCCGCATTGCAGAAGAGCACGTCCGGAAGATGCTGGTGGCGCTGGAAGACAAAGCGAAGCCATTGCGGAACGGAGAGTCGGCAAGCGCCTCTTGA
- a CDS encoding sugar kinase — translation MKVVTFGEIMLRLSTPGFSRFVQASTFEVTFGGGEANVAVSLANYGLESYFVTKLPKHEIGQAAVNHLRRFGVRTDFIVRGGDRIGIYFLETGASQRPSKVIYDRAHAAITTLREGEVDWEQVLEGARWFHWTGITPALGESVQEELRRALEVARRLGVKVSADLNYRAKLWSVEEAQRVMRSLMEYVDVCIGNEEDAEKSLGIKPKGVDVEAGKLEEAAYRELAQELKRTFGFEAVAITLRESYSASVNGWSALMVDDRDCREGYRSRRYEIQLVDRVGGGDAFAGGLIYGLLTKGDTREALEFAVAASCLKQTIPGDFNLVSAGEVEKLAQGTGSGRVER, via the coding sequence ATGAAAGTAGTTACGTTTGGAGAGATCATGTTGCGGCTGTCGACGCCGGGTTTCAGTCGGTTTGTGCAGGCGTCGACGTTCGAGGTGACGTTCGGAGGCGGGGAGGCGAACGTGGCCGTGTCGCTGGCCAACTACGGGTTGGAGAGTTACTTCGTGACGAAGCTTCCCAAGCACGAGATTGGTCAGGCGGCGGTCAATCATTTGCGTCGGTTCGGGGTGCGGACGGATTTCATTGTGCGGGGCGGGGATCGGATCGGGATTTACTTTCTGGAGACGGGGGCCAGTCAGCGGCCTTCGAAGGTGATTTACGACCGGGCGCATGCGGCGATCACGACGCTTCGCGAGGGGGAGGTTGACTGGGAGCAGGTGCTGGAGGGGGCGCGGTGGTTTCACTGGACGGGGATCACGCCGGCGCTGGGCGAGTCGGTGCAGGAGGAGCTTCGTCGGGCGCTGGAGGTGGCGCGTCGGCTGGGGGTGAAGGTGAGCGCGGATTTGAACTACCGGGCCAAGCTCTGGAGCGTGGAGGAGGCGCAGCGGGTGATGCGGTCGTTGATGGAATACGTGGACGTGTGCATAGGGAACGAGGAGGATGCGGAGAAGAGCCTGGGGATTAAGCCGAAGGGGGTGGACGTGGAGGCGGGGAAGCTGGAGGAGGCGGCCTATCGGGAGCTGGCGCAGGAGCTGAAGCGGACGTTTGGGTTTGAGGCGGTGGCGATCACGCTTCGGGAGAGTTATTCGGCGTCGGTCAACGGCTGGAGTGCGTTGATGGTGGACGATCGGGACTGTCGGGAGGGTTATCGGTCGCGTCGGTATGAGATTCAGCTGGTGGACCGGGTTGGAGGGGGCGATGCGTTTGCGGGGGGCTTGATTTATGGGTTGTTGACGAAGGGTGACACGCGGGAGGCGTTGGAGTTTGCGGTGGCGGCGTCGTGTTTGAAGCAGACGATTCCGGGGGATTTCAATCTGGTGAGCGCGGGGGAGGTGGAGAAGCTGGCGCAGGGCACGGGCTCCGGACGCGTCGAACGCTGA
- a CDS encoding TonB-dependent receptor, whose translation MRRVQALLVMLVWGGIASAFAQTGKIAGYVRDAATGDPLPGVNVVIVGTTLGSATDIDGYYVILNVPPGVYEVRATFVGYQPVTKTDVVVNSGRTTELNFELTEAPMQIGEEIVVVAERPVVDPERVASSEIFRPADVAVSTPGIYDLADVFDLTVDVSDGHFRGGRTGEELYLLNGINIVNPLNNSRAFQPPTIALEEVEIITGGFPAEYGNAQSGVVNIALREGPSQEWSGNVVVRLRAPGRKHFGPSVFDSTANPYLQAFNSPEDWMGDSGEGSYYGFIGYGFNPPDSLTGGRIAYGMWQQARKELGRNYGKMWDSDMQVALGGPLTSWARIFLSGRFQSEEWVLPYAHPLETRQLLGTVTFDVGSNKSLRLAGAYNTNEAISASSSFWNWLWDRAIGVAPQKETAYALGLRFSHALSGRSFYEVNLSTLWTRFRQGAAVLDPNRFREDAADAGVWRYYNPPDQFRVGYMENDFLDERTRTWSLDAAYSNQLTSNHLLKAGVQARLYELDVRNRRNLSSPSDAQDEFFKSNPVDLGIYVQDKMEFGGLIANVGLRLDLYNQNIDYYTNQFNPFLNPNYDPTQPPVGENVYLSPDLADKKPTPWVYGLQPRLGISFPVFVQTVFYLNYGAFFQRPPFERLQVKRLQHANQTTIFRMGNPRLEPERTNMYEVGVAQQLPWDFVLDVSGYYKDVKNLVQLAYFRQGEELPYETYINRDYADIRGFRISLNRRTGWWRASVRYHYSVATGKTSSSFDAPPTYTQLENGEVAVSGGVLNLNDVLLDFDRTHNLLAQLTVSTPGDFGFRIGDVNVLGNLSISLKSRIQSGRPYTYVGPSGGLEGVVLMNRRSPTEYQTDLKITRRFKEFGDRVDFVAFVEVINLFNNRHFDYDYVFRDPLLIRSYEGDADEPIELIIPPNGSWTANQEWRIYDNLPRSFYFGVSLEF comes from the coding sequence ATGCGGCGGGTTCAAGCACTTCTGGTAATGCTGGTCTGGGGTGGTATCGCTTCCGCGTTTGCCCAGACCGGCAAGATCGCAGGCTACGTTCGGGATGCGGCCACGGGTGATCCGCTACCCGGCGTGAATGTGGTAATCGTCGGGACCACCCTGGGAAGCGCCACGGACATTGATGGCTACTATGTCATTCTCAATGTGCCGCCCGGTGTTTATGAAGTGCGGGCTACGTTCGTCGGCTACCAGCCCGTTACGAAGACCGATGTGGTGGTCAACTCGGGGCGCACGACGGAGCTCAACTTTGAGCTGACCGAAGCCCCTATGCAGATCGGCGAAGAGATCGTCGTGGTGGCCGAACGGCCGGTGGTCGATCCGGAACGGGTAGCTTCGAGCGAGATTTTCCGTCCGGCCGACGTCGCGGTGAGCACGCCGGGCATTTACGACTTGGCGGACGTGTTCGACCTGACGGTGGATGTGTCGGACGGTCACTTCCGCGGTGGGCGCACGGGCGAAGAGCTTTACCTGCTGAACGGGATCAACATCGTCAATCCGCTGAACAACAGCCGGGCTTTTCAGCCACCGACGATCGCGTTGGAGGAGGTTGAAATCATCACCGGTGGATTCCCGGCCGAATATGGCAATGCGCAGAGCGGTGTGGTCAACATCGCGCTTCGGGAAGGCCCCAGCCAGGAGTGGAGCGGCAACGTGGTCGTGCGACTGCGGGCACCGGGGCGCAAGCACTTCGGACCGAGTGTGTTCGATTCGACGGCCAACCCGTACCTGCAGGCTTTCAACAGCCCTGAGGACTGGATGGGGGACAGTGGTGAGGGTTCTTACTACGGCTTTATTGGATATGGCTTCAATCCGCCTGATAGTCTTACAGGTGGGCGTATTGCATACGGTATGTGGCAGCAGGCCCGCAAAGAGCTGGGGCGTAACTATGGTAAGATGTGGGACAGCGACATGCAGGTGGCGCTGGGTGGGCCGCTGACCTCCTGGGCGCGCATTTTCCTGTCGGGTCGTTTTCAGAGTGAGGAATGGGTGCTGCCCTACGCACATCCGCTGGAGACCCGCCAGCTGCTCGGTACGGTCACCTTCGATGTGGGCAGCAACAAGAGCCTGCGACTGGCCGGGGCCTACAATACCAACGAGGCCATCAGTGCCAGCAGCAGCTTCTGGAACTGGCTCTGGGATCGTGCAATCGGGGTGGCCCCGCAAAAAGAGACGGCCTATGCGCTGGGGCTTCGGTTTTCCCATGCATTGTCGGGCCGGTCTTTCTATGAAGTGAACCTGTCCACGCTCTGGACGCGTTTCCGGCAAGGTGCTGCCGTGCTCGATCCGAATCGCTTCCGCGAAGACGCCGCCGACGCAGGGGTCTGGCGCTATTACAACCCGCCGGATCAGTTCCGCGTGGGCTACATGGAGAATGACTTTCTTGATGAGCGGACGCGGACCTGGAGTCTGGATGCCGCCTACAGCAACCAGTTGACCAGCAATCACCTCCTGAAAGCGGGCGTGCAGGCACGCCTGTACGAGCTGGACGTGCGCAACCGGCGCAACCTTTCGAGTCCCTCGGACGCGCAGGACGAATTCTTCAAGAGCAATCCGGTCGATCTGGGCATTTACGTCCAGGACAAGATGGAATTCGGTGGCCTGATCGCCAACGTCGGGCTGCGCCTGGACCTGTACAACCAGAACATAGACTACTATACGAATCAGTTCAATCCCTTCCTCAATCCGAACTACGATCCCACGCAACCGCCGGTAGGCGAAAATGTCTATCTCAGTCCGGACCTGGCGGACAAGAAACCCACCCCATGGGTTTACGGGCTGCAGCCGCGTCTGGGCATCTCGTTCCCCGTCTTTGTGCAGACCGTGTTCTATTTGAACTACGGGGCGTTTTTCCAGCGCCCACCTTTTGAGCGGTTGCAGGTGAAGCGCTTGCAGCACGCCAATCAGACGACCATCTTCCGGATGGGCAATCCGCGTCTGGAGCCCGAGCGCACGAACATGTACGAAGTGGGTGTGGCCCAGCAGCTTCCGTGGGATTTCGTGCTCGACGTTTCGGGCTACTACAAGGACGTGAAGAATCTGGTGCAGCTCGCCTACTTCCGTCAGGGTGAAGAGCTGCCCTATGAAACCTATATCAACCGGGATTACGCCGATATCCGCGGCTTCCGAATTTCCCTCAACCGTAGAACTGGATGGTGGCGGGCTTCGGTGCGCTACCACTACAGCGTAGCGACCGGTAAAACGTCGTCGTCGTTCGACGCACCGCCCACGTACACGCAGCTGGAAAATGGCGAGGTGGCCGTTTCCGGTGGGGTGCTCAACCTGAACGACGTGCTGCTCGACTTCGACCGCACGCACAACCTGCTGGCTCAGCTCACGGTGAGCACGCCCGGGGACTTCGGCTTCCGGATCGGGGATGTGAATGTGCTGGGCAACCTTTCAATCTCCCTGAAAAGCCGGATCCAGAGCGGCCGACCCTACACCTACGTCGGGCCCAGTGGCGGGTTGGAAGGGGTGGTCTTGATGAATCGGCGGAGTCCGACGGAGTACCAGACCGACCTCAAAATTACGCGGCGGTTTAAGGAATTCGGGGATCGGGTGGACTTCGTGGCCTTCGTCGAAGTGATCAACCTGTTCAACAACCGGCATTTTGATTACGACTACGTCTTCAGGGATCCACTGCTGATTCGTTCTTATGAGGGCGACGCTGATGAACCCATTGAACTGATCATTCCACCCAACGGAAGCTGGACGGCGAATCAGGAGTGGCGCATTTACGACAACCTGCCGCGGTCCTTCTACTTCGGGGTTTCTCTGGAATTCTAA
- a CDS encoding bifunctional 4-hydroxy-2-oxoglutarate aldolase/2-dehydro-3-deoxy-phosphogluconate aldolase, whose amino-acid sequence MRHEIVSELIRRGAVAVIRMSDPERLVRVVEAICEGGVTAIEITMSIPRAFQMIEEVARRLGDVALVGAGSVLDAETARLVIEAGARYVVSPVFKPEIIQTAHRYDVPALPGAFTPTEILAAHEAGADIVKVFPADVVGMAFFRAIKAPMPQLKLMPTGGVTLTNAGEWLRAGACAVGVGSALLDRAAIAEGRWEKLTENARTLMESIRQARAQ is encoded by the coding sequence ATGCGACACGAGATTGTTTCGGAATTGATCCGGCGCGGGGCGGTGGCCGTCATCCGCATGAGCGACCCCGAGCGCCTGGTGCGCGTGGTGGAAGCCATCTGCGAGGGCGGCGTGACGGCCATCGAAATCACGATGAGCATACCGCGCGCCTTTCAGATGATCGAAGAAGTCGCGCGTCGCCTGGGCGACGTGGCGCTGGTGGGCGCCGGGAGCGTGCTCGACGCCGAGACGGCCCGCCTGGTCATCGAGGCCGGGGCCCGCTACGTGGTCAGTCCGGTCTTCAAGCCGGAGATCATCCAGACGGCGCACCGCTACGACGTGCCGGCGCTTCCGGGCGCCTTTACGCCGACGGAGATTCTGGCGGCGCACGAGGCCGGGGCCGACATTGTGAAGGTGTTTCCGGCCGACGTGGTGGGGATGGCGTTTTTCCGAGCGATTAAAGCGCCGATGCCGCAGCTCAAGCTGATGCCCACCGGTGGGGTGACGCTCACGAACGCGGGCGAGTGGCTTCGGGCGGGGGCGTGTGCGGTGGGGGTGGGCAGCGCGCTGCTGGACCGGGCGGCGATCGCCGAGGGGCGCTGGGAGAAGCTCACCGAAAACGCACGCACGCTTATGGAAAGCATTCGGCAGGCACGGGCCCAGTAA
- a CDS encoding NAD(P)-dependent oxidoreductase: protein MADSYRIGVVGSGFIARGFVMAMQHVKDLRVTRVLTRTDIRNRPDFPRPELLTNSLDDLIEHADLVVECSGDVLHATEVVSRVLEAGLPVVTMDAEFHITTGSYFVDRGLLTEAEGDQPGCLAALREDILQMGFRPLVYGNIKRYLNHNPTPEEMHFWARKQGITLPQVTAFTDGTKVQIEQALVANGLGADIAVRGMLGIQSPDVEVGARTLADGARRLGHPISDYVLSPGAPAGVFIAAEHDDYQRDYLQYLKLGDGPYYVLLRPFHLCHLEIQKTIRRVLFERRILLNNTSHPRISVATIAKRRLPKGTRIERGIGSFEVRGEAVRILDEPDHVPIGLMADVVLTRDVEPGELIRFDDVELPDTLALRAWQAILERVRLKKAVEEQPAPTASR, encoded by the coding sequence ATGGCGGATTCCTATCGCATTGGAGTTGTGGGGAGCGGCTTCATCGCCCGCGGCTTCGTGATGGCGATGCAGCATGTGAAAGATCTGCGCGTAACGCGCGTGCTGACGCGCACCGACATCCGCAATCGTCCGGACTTTCCCCGGCCGGAGCTGCTCACGAACAGCCTGGACGACCTGATCGAGCACGCCGATCTGGTCGTCGAGTGCAGCGGCGATGTGCTGCATGCCACCGAGGTAGTCAGCCGGGTGCTGGAAGCCGGGCTTCCGGTGGTGACGATGGACGCCGAGTTTCACATCACGACGGGCTCCTATTTTGTCGATCGGGGATTGCTGACCGAAGCCGAGGGCGACCAGCCGGGCTGTCTGGCCGCGCTGCGGGAAGACATTCTGCAGATGGGCTTCCGGCCGCTGGTCTATGGCAACATCAAACGCTACCTGAATCATAATCCCACGCCCGAAGAAATGCACTTCTGGGCGCGGAAGCAGGGCATCACGCTGCCGCAGGTGACGGCCTTTACCGATGGCACCAAGGTGCAGATCGAACAGGCACTGGTGGCCAACGGACTGGGAGCCGACATTGCCGTGCGGGGCATGCTCGGGATTCAGTCGCCGGACGTCGAAGTAGGCGCCCGCACGCTGGCCGATGGCGCTCGCCGCCTCGGGCATCCGATCAGCGACTACGTGCTCTCGCCGGGTGCCCCGGCCGGCGTGTTCATTGCCGCCGAGCACGACGACTACCAGCGCGACTACCTGCAGTATCTCAAACTGGGCGACGGTCCGTATTACGTGCTGCTGCGGCCGTTTCATCTCTGCCACCTGGAAATCCAGAAAACCATCCGGCGCGTGCTCTTCGAACGGCGTATTCTGCTGAACAACACGAGCCACCCGCGCATCAGCGTGGCCACCATTGCCAAACGACGCCTGCCGAAAGGCACGCGCATCGAGCGCGGCATCGGAAGCTTTGAGGTGCGGGGAGAGGCCGTGCGCATTCTGGACGAGCCCGATCACGTGCCGATCGGTCTGATGGCCGACGTCGTGCTGACCCGCGACGTCGAGCCCGGCGAACTGATTCGCTTTGACGACGTGGAGCTGCCGGATACGCTGGCGCTGCGCGCCTGGCAGGCCATTCTGGAGCGCGTGCGCCTGAAAAAGGCCGTGGAAGAACAACCGGCGCCAACCGCTTCCCGCTGA
- a CDS encoding endonuclease/exonuclease/phosphatase family protein: MPRVRGIADGMLQLVSGSLLGLFGLAYAAYWIPPEAAWWLQLLAVGLPLLVAALGVLALVLLWQRRWLMAGGALLALLLYGLRHGWPGGAEPSGAEADDTLVVMTYNVPESRRPALGDSLQALVLRYRPQLIGFQEVGVWRYEQRGRPSTVRLIGHLRPLVERQGFRFSVPDPTRGPMFAEVVTLTRLPVVRQEIRLLERGPEGLIYQAVRSELCWAGRLFVHYNVRLQSYGPVKPWEVLRDGGWKRPANWRRWLGAYRRAMLQRAAQVRQLRAWIDQEELPVILSGDFNSTPDQWFYGWLSRGLQAAGRLGGIAAPSWPAGRPLVRIDHVLVSREWEVLGGAVPAAGLSDHRPVIARLRWRRTSASPGTCPFDAPTANP; this comes from the coding sequence ATGCCTCGCGTTCGTGGCATTGCTGATGGAATGCTTCAACTCGTCTCCGGCAGCCTGCTGGGGCTGTTCGGGCTGGCCTATGCGGCCTACTGGATCCCGCCGGAGGCGGCCTGGTGGCTGCAATTGCTGGCGGTTGGCTTGCCGCTGCTGGTGGCAGCATTGGGCGTGCTGGCGCTGGTACTGCTCTGGCAGCGCCGCTGGCTGATGGCAGGGGGCGCGTTGCTGGCGCTATTGCTCTACGGCCTGCGACACGGCTGGCCGGGAGGGGCGGAGCCGTCCGGTGCGGAGGCTGACGATACCCTTGTAGTGATGACCTACAACGTGCCGGAAAGTCGCCGGCCTGCGCTGGGTGATTCGTTGCAGGCGCTGGTATTGCGCTACCGGCCGCAGCTCATCGGCTTTCAGGAAGTGGGCGTCTGGCGCTACGAGCAGCGGGGACGTCCGTCCACGGTGCGCCTGATCGGGCATCTGCGGCCGCTCGTGGAACGTCAGGGCTTCCGGTTTTCGGTGCCTGATCCGACGCGCGGGCCCATGTTTGCCGAGGTGGTGACGTTGACGCGCCTGCCGGTCGTTCGGCAGGAAATTCGCCTGCTGGAACGCGGACCGGAAGGGTTGATCTACCAGGCCGTGCGGAGCGAGCTGTGCTGGGCGGGTCGCCTTTTTGTACACTACAATGTGCGGCTGCAGTCGTATGGCCCGGTCAAACCGTGGGAAGTGCTGCGCGATGGCGGTTGGAAGCGTCCGGCAAACTGGCGCCGATGGCTGGGCGCCTACCGACGGGCCATGCTGCAACGGGCGGCTCAGGTCCGGCAACTCCGTGCCTGGATCGATCAGGAGGAGCTGCCCGTCATCCTGAGCGGCGACTTCAACAGCACGCCCGACCAGTGGTTTTATGGCTGGCTGTCCCGGGGATTGCAGGCGGCCGGACGGCTCGGTGGTATCGCGGCACCTTCGTGGCCGGCGGGGCGACCGCTGGTGCGCATCGACCACGTGCTGGTCAGTCGCGAATGGGAAGTGCTCGGCGGCGCCGTGCCGGCCGCCGGACTCTCGGATCACCGTCCGGTGATCGCCCGCCTGCGCTGGCGCCGGACTTCCGCCAGCCCTGGAACGTGCCCGTTTGATGCCCCGACGGCGAATCCCTGA
- a CDS encoding FAD-dependent oxidoreductase codes for MKIDLKAFDRAELGPYDLCIVGGGVAGLTLAWALRDSGLGICVLETGGERPEPETARLSRGDITGYPYFPLDMARARALGGSSHLWDYEVAPGVCRIRLRPLDPIDFERREAVPFSGWPFGYETLAPYYRRAQAFFGLEDRPYTAEAWASDAERPLLSEGSAVLRTALFQFGDPARFYRDYGPALLADPNVTVCLHAHALELLTNETGEVVEGVRVARPDRTEVIVRARCVVLAAGGLENARLLLLSNRVCPNGLGNAYDRVGRFFMEHLHFLSGLFMPADRALIPQLGFYRLHARLGTWIMGKLALQEDVVRREGLLNYCVALWSTDRLALPRRNNPLLWGGFEALRVLREAIRHRTWPEDLPRQLFRLVRDMPRLVPWATTRLLALKGKTTATTRAPVAFVLHHMTEQAPDPESRVRLSRRRDVFGQPRLELHWRIGRQDVESLQRAQHLVAQELARLGWGSVQEEEFRRIPPDGITGGFHHMGTTRMHASPREGVVDPDARVHGVKNLYVAGSSVFPTAGFANPTLTIVALTLRLADHLRTRLT; via the coding sequence ATGAAAATCGACCTGAAAGCCTTCGATCGAGCGGAGCTGGGTCCCTACGATCTGTGCATCGTAGGGGGCGGGGTGGCCGGACTGACGCTGGCCTGGGCGTTGCGCGACAGCGGGCTGGGCATCTGCGTGCTGGAAACGGGCGGTGAACGACCGGAACCGGAAACCGCCCGGCTCAGCCGGGGCGACATCACGGGGTATCCCTACTTTCCCCTGGATATGGCCCGGGCGCGGGCGCTGGGAGGCTCCAGCCATCTGTGGGACTACGAAGTGGCTCCCGGTGTGTGCCGCATCCGGCTGCGGCCGCTCGATCCAATCGACTTCGAGCGTCGCGAAGCGGTCCCTTTCAGCGGATGGCCGTTCGGTTACGAGACGCTGGCACCGTACTATCGCCGGGCCCAGGCTTTCTTCGGGCTGGAGGACCGTCCCTACACGGCCGAAGCGTGGGCGTCCGACGCGGAGCGTCCGTTGCTCTCGGAAGGAAGTGCGGTGCTGCGTACCGCGTTGTTTCAGTTCGGCGATCCCGCTCGGTTTTATCGGGACTACGGGCCGGCGTTGCTGGCCGATCCGAACGTGACGGTGTGTCTGCACGCGCATGCGCTGGAGCTGCTGACGAACGAAACCGGCGAGGTAGTCGAAGGCGTTCGGGTGGCGCGGCCGGATCGGACCGAAGTCATCGTACGTGCGCGCTGCGTGGTGCTGGCAGCCGGCGGGCTGGAAAATGCACGACTGCTCCTGCTCTCGAATCGAGTCTGCCCGAACGGGCTGGGCAATGCCTACGATAGGGTGGGGCGCTTTTTCATGGAGCACCTGCATTTTCTTTCGGGGCTGTTCATGCCGGCCGACCGCGCGTTGATTCCCCAACTGGGCTTCTATCGGCTGCATGCGCGGCTGGGCACGTGGATTATGGGCAAGCTGGCGCTGCAGGAGGACGTGGTACGCCGGGAGGGGTTGCTGAACTACTGCGTGGCGCTCTGGTCGACCGATCGCCTGGCATTGCCCCGCCGCAACAATCCGCTGCTCTGGGGTGGTTTTGAAGCACTCCGCGTGTTGCGAGAAGCTATCCGGCACCGCACCTGGCCCGAAGATCTGCCCCGACAGCTTTTCCGACTGGTGCGCGACATGCCGCGGCTCGTCCCCTGGGCCACCACCCGACTCCTTGCGCTGAAGGGGAAAACGACGGCCACGACGCGGGCACCGGTCGCCTTCGTGCTGCATCACATGACCGAGCAGGCGCCTGACCCGGAGAGCCGCGTGCGGCTTTCTCGACGCCGGGACGTGTTCGGCCAGCCGCGTCTGGAGCTGCACTGGCGGATCGGCCGCCAGGATGTGGAAAGTCTGCAGCGGGCACAGCACCTGGTGGCGCAGGAGCTGGCCCGGCTGGGGTGGGGCAGCGTGCAGGAAGAAGAATTCCGGCGCATTCCGCCCGATGGCATTACGGGCGGCTTCCACCACATGGGCACCACGCGCATGCATGCCAGCCCGCGTGAAGGCGTGGTGGATCCCGATGCTCGGGTGCATGGTGTAAAGAACCTGTATGTGGCCGGATCGTCCGTTTTTCCGACCGCCGGCTTTGCAAACCCGACGTTGACCATTGTGGCACTGACCTTGCGGCTTGCCGATCATCTGAGAACCCGTCTGACCTGA